GAATGTTCGCGCCTTGCAGCATCATTGAGCTTTGGCCGTTGCGATACCACTACGATTGGTACCTATCAGGTGGCAGACGTGGCAAATGCGGATGGCCCGTTAGGCATAGGTGCGGGCGGCGATGCCTTTGCCCGTGTTGGTGCCTAGTATCTAAATCCACCCGTGGATAAGTTGATTTCGCGCTTGCGGCGTGGTGCTGCTCGTTTATGTTCATTGCCAACACAAAAACAACGAGCAAGACCATGACCGCTATGACCAAGCTAGCCGACCCTCAATCCGAGTTTGAAACATTTTCCACCAAGCGCGCCACCGTTCCCGCGCTGGAGGAGATTTTATACGAACCCCTCAAAGTGCTCGATCACGGCTTTGTGCGCGTCGTCGATTATATGGGCGATGATTCGGCCATCGTGCAAGCCGCGCGCGTTTCGTACGGCAAGGGCACCAAGCAAGTGAATCAGGATAAAGGGCTCATCAACTACCTGATGCGCCATTGGCATTCGACACCGTTTGAGATGTGCGAAATCAAATTCCACATCAAGTTGCCGATTTTTATTGCGCGCCAATGGATTCGTCACCGTACGGCGAATGTGAATGAATACTCAGCACGTTATTCGATTATGGATAAGGAATTCTACATTCCGCGTATTGAAGACCTCGCGCCGCAATCAAAGAGCAATAACCAAGGCCGCTCTGATGACAATTTAAGCCCAGAAGAAGCGAAGCGTGTGCTTGAGCTGCTTCGTCAGGATGCATTGCAGGTCTACGATCATTACGAAGAGATGATGAATTGTGACGCGCAGGGCAATGTCATCAACATGGAGAAGTCGGGTTTGGCGCGCGAATTGGCGCGGATGAATCTAACGCTCAATTACTACACGCAGTGGTATTGGAAAATTGATTTACATAATTTGATGCACTTTCTGCGCCTACGTGCAGACTCTCATGCACAATATGAAATTCGTGCCTATGCAGACGTGATGGTCGATGTGATGAAGCGCTGGGTGCCTTTCGCACATGAGGCGTTTGAGGAATATCGTTTGCATTCTGCAAGCCTGTCGCGCACGGGTCTGGGTGTGGTGAAGCGTATGATTGCGGGTGAGAAAGTTACGCAAGAAACCAGTGGCCTCACCAAGCGCGAATGGGAAGAATTACAGAAGGTTTTGGGATAGAGGGGGTCTTACCCCCTGCGACCCCCGCCGCAAGCGGCTCGCGCAGCTACGGCGCTACGCAGTGTACCCATAGAATAGGAGACAATCATGGAAAGAATTCTTGAACGTGGTTTATTCGCTAGCCGTTGGCTAATGGCACCTATGTATGTGGGGCTTATCGCGGCACTCGGTGTGCTGATTTTTACCTTTGCAGGCGAGTTGTGGCACATGATTGAGCGCGCACCCAAGCTTGACCAAGCGGATGTTATTTTGGGCATTCTCTCGCTCATCGACCTGACGCTTGCTGGTAACTTACTGATGATTGTGATGTTTTCGGGCTATGAGAATTTCGTGTCGAAAATGGACATGAGGGATCATGAAGATATGCCTGAGTGGTTCGGCAAGGTCGATTTCACGACGCTGAAATTAAAACTCGTGGCATCTATTGTCGCAATTTCAGGAATTCACCTACTCAAGATTTTCATGGATATCGAGAAATACTCCGACCGTGAAATTCAGTGGATGGTGATTATTCACGTGGTGTTTGTGTTATCGGGCGTCCTACTGGCATGGATGGACCGCCTCGCGATGGGCGCAAAGAGGGCGTAGCTGTAGATTTTATGAACGTCTGGGTCCGATTGCCGTTGCAGTGTTCTCTGCGCCCAGACCATGTTCGGGCGCGCGCCCGTCACTCACTTCTGATGGATTGAAATCAAAGAACGGATTGACGACACTGTCTTGGTTATAAAGCAGGCGACCCCTGCGTAGTGCTTCAGTATCAAGGCCTACTATTTCGCCCCGTTCGCGCATCAGAAGCGCGTGAAGATGTGGACCAGTGACCGATCCTGTCGCGCCTTCGACACCTATAAGACGGTCTCGCTCGAGATAAATACTAGGCGGCACATCGCCTGCACCAAACAACATTAGACCATTCGTGTAACCGCGCTCTCGGTCGTGCTGAATTGCTGCGTTGAATTGATTGACGACTTCAGGATTGGAGAAATCTGAAAGCATGAGAGGACGGCGGCGTCTTGGGTCCCCTGAGGTGGGGTCGGCTACGGTCCGTAGTTCTGGATGCCGTCTGAAAAAAGCCTCGTTATCACGGAAGGGAAAATCTCCCGCAACGTAATCTAGATCGCGCAGGATGTTCGAATCAACAGCGCCTAAGTGGCCATAGCCGCTGCTGAATACCAGATGGCCTTGCCGATTCGTATGTGCCATGATTACGCTCAAACCAAAATAAGGGTCAAATACGATGCTGCGCAGATAGCCTTCACGCATCGGCCGCAATTGAAGCGGTTCACCCATACCCGCGAAGTCCAGCGCCCGATGCAACGAACTCGTAGCGCCGCCGATGTTTGTAGCTTCTCTGTCGCGATGACCATACCCCGAAGAGATACGATATTCTTGCCCTGATGCGATAGGAACCTGGAACAGGTAAAGCCCTGCACCGTGTTGGCCTAACAACGCGCGTGTTGCATTGTTGTCGAAGAGTGCGTTGATCGAGCCGAAGAGCACATCTTGCTCCTCGCTATATGCTGCTTCAAGACGTTCGACGATGTTCATGGAACGATAATCGTTACGTGTGCCCTGGATTCTTAGCGACTCTTCTCGGCGCTCAGGACGCGACATTTCCATATAGCGCTCTGCGATATAAGCATCACGAATGCTTAAATCAGAAACTGGATATTCATGAAATACCCCGTCTACTTGGGTGACGAGAGGCGCTTCATTCCCTAATGTCACGTTATAACGTGTACCAAGTCTGTTGATTGACCACTCCAGCAATACTCGCTGCTGTGGATTCATTCCAGATTCACGTGTAGTGCCCATAACATCATAGAATGCTTCTTGATTCTGTACGTAATGGGCGATGAGTCGTGCAGACGCACGATCAATATTAACATCACTAGCAAGCTCGGTTGTCACTAGTCGAGCTCTGATAGATTCATGTTCTAAAAGCGCAAGTACGTTTGCTGGGAATGGTGGAACTCCCTCACCGCGAATTCTGAAATCTCTTAGACCCATACTACGGGCAATTACCAATGCCTCGGTCTCCAATTCTATAATCTCGGCTGGTGTGAAGGGTTCTTGAATACCATTGCCATCAAGTATACGGGGGCCGATGATTTCTCGTAACTCTTCAAATGCACGACGAGGCGCATAATCAGTCAATTCATATTCGCCGCGTCTACTGTGTATCCAACGCGTACTTTGGTGGAAAAGCGTGCGCACTGTATCTAGATGTGTAGAAGTTAGCGGCGGCTCCAGCAATTGCGGAGACAGCGCCAAATGCGAAACGTTGTGTGATGTCCAGCTTCCAAAAGCCACTTCTAACTGCGCGCGATCGGCGAAACCAACACGAAGGTTGGGGTCCCACAAATGCATGTAGGCCTGTAATTCTATGAACTCTTCAGCGGTTAATGGCCTGCCCATTCGACTGCCCTATTCTTCTTCCTTATTAGGATAGGGCAAAAACACTAAGAAACGCTTAATGTGGCTGGCAATAACCTATTGAAATTTCAGTGTTTCAATAGATTAGCGATGGAAATATACGGTAAAAGCGCCTGTTTCTCGGGTATTGCGCCTGTATCCGCCGCGATGCCGAGGGCGGTGTCTACGGCGATTTCGCCCAAGAAATTCACTCCTTCTTCAGAGGCGAGTTTTTTGCCGCCACCCGTACCAAAAAGCGCGTGACGTGTGCCCGCAGGGTCAGTGAAATAACTCATATTCTCAATCACGCCCAGAATTGCAACGCCCAGTTTGCGCATAGCATGCAGTGCCTTGCGCGCATCCATCACCGAAACTTCCTGTGGGGTCGTAACAATCATCGCGCCATCCAACTTCACGTTTTGTGCCAAACTTAAATTAATATCACCTGTTCCAGGCGGCATATCGATCAGTAAGTAATCAAGCGGTTCTTCTGCCGTTCCCCAACGTGTCAGGCGTAACATCTGCACGAGTGCTTTCGTGATCATCGGTGCGCGCAAAATAGCGGCTTGCTCGCCCATCACCAGCCCAATCGACATGGCGCGAATACCGTAGGAAATGGGAGGAATCATTTGCCCATCGACCATTTCAGGGCGCAGATTCGTATCAAGCTGCAACATACGCGGAATGCTGGGCCCATAAATATCTGCATCCAAAATTCCGACACGATTTCCCGCGTGCGTTAATGCGTGGGCAAGATTGACTGTAGTCGTTGATTTACCAACGCCGCCCTTGCCCGAAGCGATCGCGACGATGCGCCCCACATGGGCAAGCGGCGAGTGATTTATCGAAGGTGGAATGGGTTTACTTGAACTCATGGTAAACTGTGTCTATATCTGTCATCGCACTCGCACAAGAGGAGATGACATGGCGCAAAGTCCATGGGGTAAACGACCAAGTGGTAATGGTGGTGGTATGCGGCCTCCTTCAGGGGGCGGTGGTGGCCAACCGCAAATGGATCTGGACGCATTGCTGCGTAAAGCGCATGAGCGCATGCGTGGCGCTATGGGGCCCGATGGCGGGGCGAGCGAAAAGCGCATTGCGGGAATGATTCTCGCGGCGCTTGCTGTTTTATGGCTTATCTCGGGTGTATATCGCGTGAATCCAGACGAGCTGGGCGTGGTGTTGCGCTTTGGTGAATATCAGCGCACGGAAGGCCCTGGCCTTAATTATCATTTTCCCTATCCCGTTGAGTCGGTGATGATTCCTTCGGTGACGACGGTCAATAAGGTGGAGATTGGCGGCGGCGGCGCGGTTGAGAATCCGACCATTCGTCGCGCGTCGGCGGAAATGTCGTATTTGCCGCAAAATCATGAAAGCCTCATGCTAACCTCTGACCGTAATATCGTTGATATCGGGTTTGAGGTGCAGTGGAAAATTGATGGCACGAACCCCCAAGACTTTTTGTTCAATGTGCGTGACCCTGCAGGCAGCGTGAAAGCAGTTGCAGAAAGTGCGATGCGAGAAGTGATTGGCCGCAATAAATTGGAAGACGTGTTGACCACTGCGCAGTCGCAGATTGCTGAGGACACCAAAGCAATTATGCAGCGTATTTTTGACCAGTATAAAGCAGGTATTGAGGTGATTGCCGTGAACTTAAGCAAGCCCGATGTGCCAGACCCTGTGCTTGGTGAATTCCAAGACGTGAAGCGCGCCGAGCAGGATAAAGAGACTGCCGAGAGCGTTGCCGAAGGTTACCGCAATGACATTATCCCGCGTGCGAAAGGGGAAGCCGTGCAAATGGTGCAGGCGGCGGAAGCGTATAAAAATCGCGTAGTTGCAGAAGCACAAGGTGATGTCGCACGCTTCAATAAGATTTATGAGCAATACGTGAATGCCAAGGATGTAACGCGCAAGCGTATGTATCTGGAGACGATGGAAGCTGTCATGAAGGGCATGCCTAAAGTGATTATCGACGAGTCGGCCAAGGGAACGGGCGTGGTGCCTGTATTGCCGTTACCTGCTGTCAGCCAACCGAAAGCGAGCGAGTAACCCATGGAAAAAATACTCATAAAAATTGGCGCAGCTTTGGCAGTGATGGGCGTGCTGCTTTATAGCAGCGTGTTTATCGTGGTGCAGACACAACAGGCGCTGGTATTGCAGTTTGGTGAAATCGTGCGTGAAATCAAAGAGCCTGGCCTCAAGTTCAAGCTTCCTTTTGTGCAGAATGTGATCTTCTTTGATAATCGCTTGCTCGATTTTCGTGCGCAGCCTGCAGAATTTATTTCTAAAAATCGTGAGACAGATGTTGAAGAGCGCGTAGTGATTGATGCGTTTGTGCGCTATCGCATTACCGACCCAGTGTTGTTCTACCAAGCGGTGCGTACCGAGGCCAATCTGGCCAGTCGCCTGAACAGCATTGTGGTGTCGAACATGCGTAAAACCTTGGCGAATCACTCACTCAGTGATTTGCTTTCGAAGGATCGCGCCGCGATCATGGAGCAGATTCGTTTACAGGTGAACCGCCAAGCAACGCGCGGTGATATGGAAGATCGTGCAGAAGGTTCTGTGGGCGTTGAAACGACACAGCGTCGCGGTCAAGGATTTGGTATCGAGATTCTCGATCTGCGCATTGTGCGCGCTGATTTGCCCGCCGACATTTCGCAAGCAACCTATGAGCGCATGCGTAAAAACTTCACCAAAGAGGCGCAGAAATTCCGCGCCGAAGGCGAAGAGCGTGCGCTTGAGATTCGCTCGAAAGCGGATCGCGAGAAAGTAGAGATTCTCGCCAAAGCACAGAAAGAATCAGAAACCATTCGCGGTGAAGGCGACGGGGAAGCAGCAGGCATTACAGCTTCGGCATTTGGTCGTGACCCGTCATTCTATGACTTTTATCGCTCCATGCAGGCGTATCGCAATACGCTTGCTAAGGAGGATACAACCGTGGTGATGTCGCCCGATAAAGGTTTCCTGAAGCAATTAAATCAATAGTTATTCGGAGTACCTATGCGTTACCTTATCGCTTCGCTGGTCATTGGGTTTTCATCCGTTGCTTATGCGGCCGCGCCTGAATCTTTTGCGCCGATTGTTGAGCCGCGCATGGCGGCAGTGGTCAATATTTCAACGACCCAGAAAATCAAACAGGCCTCTGCGGGGGTACCTTTCAATTTTGATGCATTACCGAATGACCCACAGTTTGCGCCGTTCAAAGAATTTATGGAGCAGTTCCAAAACCAAATGGGCGCACCGCGCGAGCAGGATGTGACGTCATTGGGTTCAGGATTTGTGATTGACCCTAAGGGTTATATCGTCACCAACAACCACGTTGTTGCGCAGGCGGATGAGATAAGCGTTACCTTCCCTGATGATACTAAGCTTAGTGCGAAGATTATCGGTACGGATGCTAAAACAGATCTGGCCTTGCTGAAGGTCGAGAGTAAAAAGCCGCTTACCTATGTTAGCTTCGGTGACTCAGACGCACTGAAAGTGGGTGACTGGGTGATTGCCGTGGGCAACCCATTTGGCCTTGGTGGTTCGGTCTCGGCGGGTATTGTTTCGGCGCGTGGCCGCAACATCAATGCGGGACCTTTTGATGACTTTATCCAAACCGATGCGGCGATTAATCGTGGTAACTCTGGTGGCCCACTTTTTGATGTGGCAGGTAAAGTGGTGGGTATAAATTCAGCGATTTTTTCGCCCACGGGCGGAAGTGTTGGTATCGGCTTTGCCGTACCGTCATCGATGGCGCAGCCGATTATCGAACAGTTGCGCAATAGCGGTAAAATCAGCCGTGGTTGGTTGGGTGTGAAGATTCAGGAAGTCACTGAAGAAATTGCCAACTCGATTGGCCTAAGCAAACCGCATGGTGCATTGGTGCTCGAGGTTAGCCCCGATGGTCCTGCCAAAGACTCGGGCATTCAAGCGGGCGATGTGATCGTGAAATTCAACGGCAACGAAATCAATGCGATGCGCTCGTTACCACGCATGGTGGCAGAGACCGAGATTGGCAGCCGTTCGGAAGTGACGGTATGGCGTAAGGGTCATGAGCAGCACTACACAGTGAAGCTCGGCCAGTTGCCAGACGATTCGGCAACACCGAGATCCATCAAACAACAACAGAACAAACCGCAAACACGCGAGAGTGATGTCGTGGGTATGGCGCTTGCGCCGTTGAATCGTGAATTGCGTCAGACCTATCGTATTCCATCACAAGTGAGCGGTCTGTTCCTGCTGGATATTAAGGCGAGTAGTCTTGCCGCGCAGCGCGGCTTGCGTCCAGGAGACGTGATCGTCGAGGCGAATCAGGATGCATTAGATAGCGTCGCAACTTTCCAATCCGTCATTGAGCGTGCTAAACGCGCAGGGCGTGACTATGTATTGCTCTTGGTGGCACGACGTGGCGAAACGCGATTTGTGACCTTGCCTGTGAAATAATATTTTGCCCAAGCGCCGCTAGGGCTTTCGGCCTCAACGGCCGTCGCGGCGGCGGTTTTTAAGTGGGCGTTTATGCGCCGCTTATTCTACCCATGCGTCACGCGGAATGCCCTGCACAAACAGCAGTGCCGACAAATCATTGTAATTGATGCGCGCTTTCGCTTGCGCCTGCACGGTTGGTTTGGCGTGGTAAGCAATACCTGTGCCTGCTGCAAGCAACATAGGCAGGTCGTTTGCACCGTCTCCTACTGCTAATGCATCGCCTAAGGCGCAGCCTTTTGCTGCGCAATAATGCTGCAGCATTTCGCGTTTAGTATCTTTGTCCAAAATCGGTTCCGCTACCGTACCGGTGAGCGCACCATTTTCCATTTCCAAAATATTGGCGACATCGACATCAAAGCCAATCTGCGCAGCGACGCGTGATGTGAAAAACGTGAACCCGCCCGAGACGAGTACGGTGTAAGCGCCACGCGCTTTCATCGTGCGCACCAACGTTTGTGCGCCAGCCATGAGCGTTATGCGTTCGCGCATGACGCGTTCCAAGTCTGCGGACTTGAGGCCTTTAAGCAGTGCGACGCGTTCACGCAGGGCGGCTTTGAAATCCAGCTCGCCATTCATGGCGCGCTCGGTAATCGCGGCGACATGGGCTTTCAGTCCTACGACATCGGCCAGCTCGTCGATGCATTCTTGCGATATCATCGTTGAGTCCATATCGCTGATGAGGAGCTTCTTCTCGCGGCCAGCCGTGGGCTGGATCACGATGTCTACACCATCTATTGCAGGCATCTCTGGCACGGAGTCAAAAAAGATATCGCACGCACGCCCTTCCTCTAGCCAAACAATCTGCCTCCCACCGCTAGGTGGGTTGAGTTTGGTGCCTTCTGGGGCTATGAGTGTCATCACATATGACATCGGACATTCTCATTTTAACGGGTACGACGTGCAGCGGAAAATCCGCCCTTGCATTGGAGCTAGCAGCAACGCGCCCTGCTGTCATCATCAATGCAGATGCCATGCAGATGTATCGCGAATTGCGCATTATTACCGCGCGGCCGACGGCGGAAGAAGAAGCGCAGACCGAGCATGCGCTCTACGGCGTTTTGGATGCAACCACGAATGGTTCGGTGAAGCTATGGCTTGAGATGGTCCTGCCCGTCATTGCCCATGCCCGCGCAGAAAGCAGACTTCCTGTGCTGGTCGGTGGAACGGGCATGTATCTTAAAGCGCTGATGGAAGGCATCAATGATATCCCGCCTATCCCTGATGATGTGCGCGCTGCCGTGCGCAGCACCGAGAATATCTATGATGCATTGCAAGCGAAAGATCCTGTAATGGCGGCACGCTTGAAGCCAGGTGACACACAGCGCATTCTGCGTGCACTAGAGGTGATGGAGGCAACGGGTGAGAGCCTTGCCAGCTTCCAAGAAAAGCCGACAACGCCGCCGCTACCCGATGCACGCTTTCATGTGTGTTTTGTCGATAAGCCGCGCGCGGAAATTTATGCGCGTATCGATGCGCGCTTTTTACAGATGATGGAGCAGGGTGCGCTCGAAGAAGTACGCGCATTGATGGAAATGCGATTGCCAGAATCACAGCCCTTGATGCGTGCACATGGCGTACCCGAATTGATACGCTATCTACAAGGCACCATGACGCAAGAGGAGGCGGTTGCAAAAGGGCAGCAAAACACACGTAATTATGCAAAACGGCAAATAACGTGGCTACGCAACCAATTCCCAAGCGCTCAAGCCATTGATAAATATGAGCAGTTTGGTCGTATTTTCACGTAATCTTCACACTATTTTGCAATGCGGGATGGTACATTGGCTCCTATGTTAGAAATCGCCAATCACCACGACGACGAGATGTTGTTTCAGGCATTTGAAGAGGCCCGAAGCCTTTTGCTCGAAGAGCATAAGGCTATGAAGCTTGAAATGAAAGAAATGGCGCGCGCTGGCAAAACTAAAGACCCAGATTACTTAACAGATGCCGAATTAAATGAAGGATGGAATTATACGGAAACGCTCCTTGATCATTTGAAGCAAGGATTAGCGGAGGCCAAGACGCGAGAGCAGCAAGAAAACCTAATACGTATCGCGCTTGAGAATGGGTTTAATTCAACCGTTATTGCTGGCCAACCCATATTAGGCTATGAGGCATTTGTAGAATTTATCAGTCTTTTCAAGGAAGAAATTGGCCAGCATTATGATCCTGAAGAAAATCCATGGACCGATTTTCTAGAAGATATGATAGAGTACGGCGATTTCCAGCACGACGCTTACTATGATGTTTGCGATTTAGTGGCAGCGCGACGCATTGCTAAAGGTGAAGATAGCGCGAAAGTATATAGTGAATCTCCCTATAGGTTGGCCTGCAAAGCTTATTCCGAAAAGCACCCCGAATTTGATTCTGATGAATTTACGTCCGAGCAGTTTGATCAAGTCAGTGAAGCTGCGCAAGATTTAGTTGAGGATGCGCTCACCCCGTTTGAGGCGTGCCTGCCTGAGCACTCGCCAATGTCTATTGCATGGTTCATTGGGCGTGCAACGGATTTGCACGAATCGCATTCGCGTACGCCAGTACAGCGATTAGCAGCAGCAGGACAAAGAAGTTATGGATTCACCCGACAAATGCCCGCCATCACACCCGCTAATGACGGAGGTGAAAGGTTGCCAGGCCTGAAGCTGCAAAGGTTGCGGATGTTCCCAAAAAGAATCGAATCTCCAACGGATATCGCTAACGATAATAGTGTGGGTGAAGGAGTAGAGATCTATAATAACCAACGTATTCAAAATAGGGTGGTTGATACGCTCACGCCTATTTTCCTCAACCATATTGATGCCGCGACAAATGTGCACGATCTTCTGGCCGCCAAGCGCCAGCTTCAAAGTAAATTGCAGGTTATGGAAACAGGGTCAGAGATCGCCCAGCGTTAGGCTGTATGGGCCCAACTATCTAAACGCTATTATTTTTCACAAAGCACATTGACGCAATCCTTTGAAAAGGCTAGGTTCCTGCCTCTTTATCCACAGGAGCGATTATGGCCGAGCCACGCGAATTAACTGGTGCCGAAATAGTAATCCAATCGATGCTCGATAACGGCACCGAGGTGGTATTTGGCTATCCAGGTGGCGCGGTGCTGCCGATTTATGACGCGCTCTTTAAGCAAAACAAGCTGCGCCATATTCTGGTGCGCCACGAACAAGGTGCGGGTCACGCAGCGGAAGGTTACGCGCGTTCGACCGGTAGGGTTGGCGTGTTGATGGTGACGTCGGGCCCTGGCGCGACCAATACGGTGACAGCTCTGACGGATGCGTTGATGGATTCGATTCCGCTGGTCTGTGTGACAGGGCAGGTGCCCACGCATGTGATCGGAACGGATGCATTCCAAGAAGCGGATGTGACGGGGATTACGCGTAGCTGCACGAAGCATAACTATCTCGTGAAAGATGTGAACGACCTCGACCGTATTATGCATGAGGCGTTTTATGTGGCGCGCACGGGTCGCCCTGGCCCTGTGCTTGTCGATATCCCAAAGGATATTTTGAATGCCGTGGGTCGCTATCGCGGCAAGGATGTGCCGATTCGTAAAATGACGGCCGTGGTCGTGAAGAAGCCAGATGCGAAAATGGTCGAGCGTGCGGTGGAGTTGATGGGCAAAGCGAAGCGCCCGCTATTTTATGTCGGCGGTGGCGTGGTGAACTCGGGTATGGATGCGTGCGATGCACTCACCAAGCTTGCGCATATGACGGGTTTCCCCGTGACGACGACTCTGATGGGCTTGGGCGCTTTTGCAGGCACCGACGCGCAGTTTTTAGGCATGCCGGGTATGCACGGATCGCTCGAAGCGAACATGTGTATGAGCGAGTGCGACGTGATGATCAATATCGGTGCGCGATTCGATGACCGTGTAACAGGCCGTCTCGATGCGTTCTCGCAAGGCTCGAAAAAAATTCACGTGGACGTGGATGCATCGAGCATCAATAAAATCGTGCATGTGGATTTGCCGATTACGGGGGACGCTGGCGAAACACTCGAGATGATGATCGCGCTGTGGAAGAAGAAGAAAGTCACTGCGAATAAAGAAGCGCTCGCAAAGTGGTGGAAGCAGATTGATGGTTGGCGCGGCAAGAATTCGTTCGGCTATCACCAAGACAAGCGCATCATTAAGCCGCAGCACGCATTGCGTCGCCTCAATGCGGCGCTCGAGAAAAAAGATTTCTACATCACAACCGATGTTGGCCAGCACCAAATGTGGGCGGCGCAGCACATCCTCTACGATAAGCCGAATCGTTGGATGACCTCGGGCGGCTTAGGCACGATGGGTTATGGTTTCCCCGCCGCGATAGGTGTGCAGATCGCGCACCCGAATAAGCCCGTTGTATGCGTGACGGGCGAGGCGTCGTTCATGATGAATATTCAGGAGATGAGCACGGCAGTGCAGTACCGCTTGCCAGTGAAAATCTTCATTTTGAATAACCAATATATGGGCATGGTGCGCCAGTGGCAGGAGATGTTCTATTCCAGCCGTTATTCCGAATCGTACATGGATTCGCTACCTGATTTCGTAGCACTTGCTGAAGCCTTCGGCATGAAGGGGATTCGCGTCAAAGACCCCGCGAAGCTGGATGAGACCATCAAAGAAATGATCGACCATAAAGGCCCCGTACTGGCCGATGTCTGGGTTGACCAGAATGAAAATGTCTACCCAATGATTCCTGCAGGTGCTGCGCATCACGAGTTAGTGTTGGGCCCCGAAGAAAGCAAACGCGAACTCAACAAGAATTTGGTGTAAGTTATGACCCAAGAATTACTCGATATCGTTTATGATATTCCCGATGAGGTTGTTCAAGAAGAGCGCCATATTTTGGCGGTGTTGGTGGATAACGAATTCGGCGTGTTGAACCGCGTGGTGGGGCTTTTCTCTAGCCGTGGTTACAACATCGAATCCCTCACCGTGGCAGAGGTTGATACGAAGAAACATTTGTCGCGCATTACGGTGGTGACTCGCGGCAGCATGCGCAAAATCAAGCACATCATCGCGCTTTTGGAGCGCATGGTGCCTGTACATAAGGTGCATGATTTGACGGTGGAATCGCCGTTCGTGGAGCGTGAATTGGCGCTGGTAAAAGTCGTGGGTAAGAATGATGATCGCGTCGAAGCATTGCGCATTGCCGATATTTTCCGCGCCAAGCCGGTCGATACCACGATTGATAGCTTCATTTTTGAAATTACGGGCACTACCGAAAAAGTGAATACTTTCATAGACTTAATGAGGCCCCTTGGGCTGGAAGAAGTCTGCCGCACGGGTGTGGCTTCCGTCGCGCGCGGTAAAAAGGGTATTTAGCGCTTTTATTTCTTAACAATCAGGTTAAAACGCTCGTCCGTACCCCAAGGAGAACGTCATGAAGGTTTACTACGATAAAGATTGCGACCAATCACTCATCAAGGGCAAGAAAATTGCCATCATCGGCTATGGTAGCCAAGGTCACGCACATGCGTTGAACCTGAAGGATTCGGGCGCAAAAGATATTACCATTGGTCTGCGTTCAACTTCGGCAACGGCTGCGAAAGCAAAAGCGGCTGGCTTCAAAGTAGCAGAAGCTGCGGAAGCGGTGAAAGATGCTGACGTGGTGATGATTCTCGCGCCAGATGAATTTCAGGCCGATATTTACGCAGGTTTAGAGGCGAATATCAAACAAGGCGCTGCGCTCGCATTCGCGCA
This sequence is a window from Alphaproteobacteria bacterium. Protein-coding genes within it:
- the ilvN gene encoding acetolactate synthase small subunit → MTQELLDIVYDIPDEVVQEERHILAVLVDNEFGVLNRVVGLFSSRGYNIESLTVAEVDTKKHLSRITVVTRGSMRKIKHIIALLERMVPVHKVHDLTVESPFVERELALVKVVGKNDDRVEALRIADIFRAKPVDTTIDSFIFEITGTTEKVNTFIDLMRPLGLEEVCRTGVASVARGKKGI
- the serB gene encoding phosphoserine phosphatase SerB gives rise to the protein MSYVMTLIAPEGTKLNPPSGGRQIVWLEEGRACDIFFDSVPEMPAIDGVDIVIQPTAGREKKLLISDMDSTMISQECIDELADVVGLKAHVAAITERAMNGELDFKAALRERVALLKGLKSADLERVMRERITLMAGAQTLVRTMKARGAYTVLVSGGFTFFTSRVAAQIGFDVDVANILEMENGALTGTVAEPILDKDTKREMLQHYCAAKGCALGDALAVGDGANDLPMLLAAGTGIAYHAKPTVQAQAKARINYNDLSALLFVQGIPRDAWVE
- the miaA gene encoding tRNA (adenosine(37)-N6)-dimethylallyltransferase MiaA, producing MTSDILILTGTTCSGKSALALELAATRPAVIINADAMQMYRELRIITARPTAEEEAQTEHALYGVLDATTNGSVKLWLEMVLPVIAHARAESRLPVLVGGTGMYLKALMEGINDIPPIPDDVRAAVRSTENIYDALQAKDPVMAARLKPGDTQRILRALEVMEATGESLASFQEKPTTPPLPDARFHVCFVDKPRAEIYARIDARFLQMMEQGALEEVRALMEMRLPESQPLMRAHGVPELIRYLQGTMTQEEAVAKGQQNTRNYAKRQITWLRNQFPSAQAIDKYEQFGRIFT
- the ilvB gene encoding biosynthetic-type acetolactate synthase large subunit; the encoded protein is MAEPRELTGAEIVIQSMLDNGTEVVFGYPGGAVLPIYDALFKQNKLRHILVRHEQGAGHAAEGYARSTGRVGVLMVTSGPGATNTVTALTDALMDSIPLVCVTGQVPTHVIGTDAFQEADVTGITRSCTKHNYLVKDVNDLDRIMHEAFYVARTGRPGPVLVDIPKDILNAVGRYRGKDVPIRKMTAVVVKKPDAKMVERAVELMGKAKRPLFYVGGGVVNSGMDACDALTKLAHMTGFPVTTTLMGLGAFAGTDAQFLGMPGMHGSLEANMCMSECDVMINIGARFDDRVTGRLDAFSQGSKKIHVDVDASSINKIVHVDLPITGDAGETLEMMIALWKKKKVTANKEALAKWWKQIDGWRGKNSFGYHQDKRIIKPQHALRRLNAALEKKDFYITTDVGQHQMWAAQHILYDKPNRWMTSGGLGTMGYGFPAAIGVQIAHPNKPVVCVTGEASFMMNIQEMSTAVQYRLPVKIFILNNQYMGMVRQWQEMFYSSRYSESYMDSLPDFVALAEAFGMKGIRVKDPAKLDETIKEMIDHKGPVLADVWVDQNENVYPMIPAGAAHHELVLGPEESKRELNKNLV